Within the Halobaculum limi genome, the region GCCGACTACATGGAAGTGTTCTTCCTCGGCCTCCCGTTCCTGTTCGGCTTCTTCGTGTTCTCTTCACTGATGCGGGGGTACGGCAACACCCGTGCGCCGATGGTCGTGATGGCCGTCTCCGTGCTGATCAACGTCGTCATCGATCCGCTGCTCATCTTCGGCTACGGACCGTTCCCCCGCCTCGGCGTGCAGGGGGCGGCGCTGGCGACGGTGCTCTCGCGGACGGTCGCGACCGCAATCGGCCTGTACGTCCTCCTCGGCACGAGCGCCGGCCCCCGCGTGCGCCTCCCCGACTTCCGCCCGCAACTGCGCTTCGTGAAACAGATCGTTCGTGTCGGCGTCCCGTCGGCGGTCGAGCAGTCGGCCTCGGCGCTGGGGTTCATCACGCTCACCGCGATGGTCGTCACCTTCCGGCCGGAGGTCGTCGCCGCGTTCGGTCTCGGAAACCGCCTCACGTCGCTGGTGTTCCTGCCAGCCCTGGGGCTGGGCCGTGCGACCAACACGATCGTCGGACAGAACCTCGGCGCTGGCAAGCCCGAGCGAGCAGAGCGGGCGACGTGGCTCGCCGCGAAGGTGGCAAGCGGCGTGATGCTCGTCGTCGCCGTGATAACCGTCGTCTTCGCCGACGAGGTGGTCGCCGTGTTCATCTCGACGGGGACGGCGGCGGCCGCCGAGACGATCCGACTCGGTGGGGAGTACCTCACCGTCCGCGCCGTCGAGTTCGGCTTCATCGGCGTCCTTCAGGTCGTTCTCGGCGCCTACCGCGGCGCAGGCAACACCAAGACCGCGCTGGCGTTCTCGTTGCTGGCGCTGTGGCTCGGTCGCGTGCCCATCGTGTACTGGCTCGCGATCGCCGGTGACTACGGCCCATTCGGTATCTGGGTCGGGATGGCCGTCGGGCAGATACTCGGCGCGGTCGCCGCCGCTGCGTGGTTCACCCGCGGGACGTGGAAGGAGGCCGTCATCGACGACGACGGCGAGGCGGACACGGCCTGAACCGGATCGGTTCCGAAGGCTTATTCGACACGCTGTGGTACGGATGCGTGAGGGCGGCTAGTTCAGCGGACAGAACGCTTGGTTCCGGACCAAGAGGTCGGGGGTTCAAATCCCTCGCCGCTCGCTTCCTACCGGATTCACCGCGACGAGAGAAGCACCCCGTGAACTTCTGTCCCGTCTCGTGAACACTGTGAACGACCGAGGCCGTTCGGTTTCTCGCACGTCACACCGGCCACGCGCCGGTCAGGCGACCGCGTAACTCCCCAGGAACAACACCGCGTTGTAGACGCCGTGTGCGAGAACGGGCGCCGCGAGGTTACCGGTCCGCTCGTACAGCGCGCCGAACACCGATCCGATCACGGCGATGAGGAGCGCGCCAACGACGACGCCGGCGAGCGCGCCGGTGTAGTTCGTGAGATGGAGCGACCCGAACAGCAGCGCCGCACCCGCAACGGCGGCAACCGGGCCGAACGTACCGCGAAGCCGACCCTGAATCACGCCACGGAAGAGGAACTCTTCGATTGGCGCGACCACCAACACGGAGGCGACCGCGAGCGCCACGAGGAGTCTCGGATCTGCGGTCACCGCCCCTTCGATCACGGACCCGGGCGCCAGACCGAGCGCCGACACCACCGTGATCAGTCCGACTGCCGTTACGAGTGCAAGGACGGTCGCGAGAAGGATGTCACGCGCTTGGCGGGCGTCGGGGACGGCGACTGGAACGCGCAGACCTGTGCGCCACACGTACACCGCGCCGACAGCGAACAAGCCGAGTTGCCCGGCCAGCAGCAGACCGATGAACACGAGCGGCGACTGGACGTCGAGGCCGGCCAGAAACACCGGGATGGCAAACACGATGCCGGTGGCCAGCGAGGTGACGAACGCCGCGACCGTCAGGCCGAGAGCCACGGCGACAGCGCGACCCCGTCCGGCCGTCCGAGTCGATACCCGCTGTGCGTCTTCCCGGTCTAGGGTGTCGGAATCGGTGATACTGCTCATACCAGTATCGACGCTCGCTCACGATATAACTCAGCAGTGGCCCAGGCTATCACTCGTCGGAGAGCCGGATACGGATCGAGCAGTCGCGAGCGAACCCACCGTGGTTCAGATCCCTCGTCGCTCGGTTCTCGTCGACGGCCCCTCGATATCGCCGTCGAGTGGTCGGTATCTGTCAGCCGACATCGCTATCGTATCTTCACTGCCCGCTATCGGGCTGAGAAATAATGGCAAAGAGACATATTTACTGAACGACTATTCATATGCCCATATTATAAACGATCAATTGTGATGATTGACGGCCTCCGTACCGGTGACAACTCCGGCCACGATATGTGGTGTCGGCGACACTACCTCGTCGCGACCGTCGGAATCGCGGCGTTGAGTGGGTGCGGCGGGACCAGCGGGGGTGGGGAGACGACGAGCGAGACGGAGTCCCCGTCACCGGCGGGTGTCGAGCCCACGGAATCTGACGACGAAGACGGGGAAGAGGAGGAAGAACTCCCCGAGGGAGTCTCGGAGGAGGAGTTCGAATTCGGTCCCGTTCCCGACGTGTACCTGTCGGCGGTGTCGCTCGGCAACGAGACGCGCAACCCGGACGAGTTGTTCGCGAAGGCCGACGTGGGATTCGCAGAGTACGACGACGCGGTGGAGAACGAGGCTCACCAACCGGGTACGTGCTGCGCCAACTGTGCCGACTACATTCCAGACAAGAACGGGGACGCATTCGGTGCCTGCGCGGAAGTCGAGGGGTACATCGGCGGCGAGGACTGGTGTACGGTCTACGAGTCGCTGCCCGAGCCCTCGGTTCCCGACGGGATGGCCGAATCCGACCTCGCGACGGCGGCCGTCCCGGAGGCGTACCGCACGGCCGACTCACAAGGCGGCGAGGAGCGGTCACCCGACGACCTCCTCTCGCAGGCGGACGTGAACCTGATGGAGTCCGTCGAAGCCATCGCGGACGGTGTCGCCCGGCCGGGCCAGTCTTGCGGTAACTGCGCGGAGTTCATCCCGGACGAGAACGGCGACGGTTGGGGCGCCTGCGCGAGAGTCGAGGGGTACATCGCTGCCGAAGACTGGTGTGTCATCTGGGAGCACATCACGGAAGAACTCTGAGGGCCCTGCAGTGCGTGCGCACTCGCGGCGCGGCCGTCGCGGCTCAGACAGGCACTCTACTCTCGGCGACTGCCGGCCACGCTCGCTACCGGTTGCCACCCGAGCACCTGCTCCGGCACGACGGCGACTGTCACGAGCAACGCCGGCCCGACGAGGAACCCGCCCCACGTCGCGAACGCCGCGAGACCGGCGACGACCAGGCCAACCCGCGTTCGAGCACCGATCGGACCTGGCCGCGTCGCGACGCGGAGCGCCCACGCCCCGCACACCGCCGGGACGACGACGTACGCCGCGGTGACGAGAGCGCCGGCGGTCGGCCCGGTCGCAGACAGCGCGATGCCCGTCTGGACGAGCGTGTTCACCCCGCTAGCGAGGACCAGTAATCCGCCCGCGACCAGCGCGTACTCCGCGAGCGTTCCCTCGAACACGTCGCGGCGGCGCGTCAGCAACGCCCCCGCACCGGCGACGACCGTCAGCGCGAACGGGCCGACGGCGACGACGAGCGGTTGCCCCTCCCACAGGTGCGTCTCCACCAGCGCGAACGGTACCGTCCCGTACTCGGCCAGCGAGAACGACTCTTGGTAGCCGATGGCGACGCCCGCCGGGCCGCTGCGGTTCGCCGGTTCGTACAGGGCGACGAGGTACGTGGTCTGCGTCGAACTGTCGTGCTCGAAGGCGGCCGTCTCGTAGTTCGCGGAGGGGGCGAACGGCTCGTACCCAGGCGTCGCGGGACGTTCACCCTCGACGACGACCGCACCCATCCCGTCGGGGACGGCGACGCCGGGTGGGGCCTCCCCTCCGTTGAGGCCGGGTGCCATCACGACGAGCGACGGCGTGAACGCGCCGTCGACGGGGGTGAACGCGCTCACCTGCAGGCGTTCGTCGGCTGCGACAGTCACCTCGTAGTACTGCGCCTCGCCGTCGTCGAGTTCGTCGTAGTACGACCACGACTTCGCGGCGTCACTCACCTGGACGGCCTGTTCGGGACTGTCGTTGTCGCCGGGGTCGCTCGGGACGTGTGCCGCGACGGGCGTGACGACGAGCGCGAACACGAGGACGAGCAGACCGAGGCGGTGGCGCTTCATCAGCCAGTTCCTCGGGTCGTGGGTGTATGACTGTACGTACACCGGAAGCGCCACCCGACCCGTTCGGCCGCCCGCGGCCGTCGGAGTCGCGGGGAAGGTTGATGTGCCGGTACTCACTTGCCCGTGTATGGACCGTGAGACGCTTGCGCAGGCGTTGCACTACGCCGATCTGACGGAGTATCAGGCGGAAGCGTATCTCACTCTGCTCGATATGGGCGTCTCACCGGCGGTTGAGGTCGGCCGCGAGAGCGCCGTCCCCGTCTCGCAGGTGTACGACGTCCTCCGGAGTCTGGAGTCGAAGGGGTACGTCGAGACCATCGACCGCGAGAAACTGTACGTTCGCCCGTGCGACCCCGGCGTCTCGATGAGCGAACTGGAGTCGCGGGGGGAACTGCTCCACGACGCCGCCGAGGAGATACGCGAGCGGTACCGCCAACCGAACCGGATGGACGCCCGTGTCGGCGTGACGAAACGCGGCGAGACGGCCGTCGAGAACGCTCGCGACCTCATCGACGAGGCCGACACCGTCGTCGAACTCGCGGGCACGTACGAGCAACTCCTCCGCCTGTCACCCGTTCTCCGGGAGGCACGCGACCGGGGCGTCGTCGTTCGCGCGTCCGTCTACGTCGACGAGGGGCAGACGCCGCCCGAGGAGTTCGACCCCTCGGACACCATCTCGGAACTTCGCGGCTGTAGCATCCCCGGGCCGTTTCTCGTCATCGTCGACCGCCACCGAACCTGCTTCGCGCCCAACAGCCGCTCCGACGAGGACTACGGCGTCACCATCTACGACCGCATCCTGCCGTTCGTGTTCCACTGGTACTACCTCACCTGTCTGTGGAACCTCTACCCGACCCTGTACGCCGATGAGACCGACCGCGTGACGTACGTCACGATGGAGGAGTTCGTCTGCGACTGCCACTCGCTGTGGAACGACGGGTACGAACTCGAAGTGGTCGTCGACGGCGTCGACATCGCCACCGACCAACGGCGCACCCTCCGTGGCGTCGTCGCCGACCTCTCACACCACCGCGACGACTTCGACCTCTCACGGCTTGCGCTCTCAGATATGGGTGCCCACAAGAGCATCGTCCTCGCGACAGACGAGGGAACCGTCGATGTCGGCGGGTGGGGCGCGGTGTTCGAAGACGTGGAGATGCGCACCATCTCGCTGGTCGGCCTCACGCCGGAGACGCTTCCGCTTCCCGGTCGCGACCCCGTGTGAGTCGCAGTTTCTGACCGATTACCGCTCCGCGACCGACTCCAGCGACGCCTCCAGCGACTCGCTTCGCAGAGTGATTGGACCGGCCTCGAACCGACTGGAGCCGTCCGGACGGACCACGTCGAAGGCGTCCGAGGGAACCTCCAGCGAGACGGTCGTCTCCTCACCCGGTTCCAGCGAGACGCGTTCGAACCCGACCAGTTCCTCGACGGGCGTCACGACCGAGGCGTGGTCGCGCCCGCCGAACACCTGGACGACTTCCTCGCCCGCGCAGTCGCCCGTGTTCGCGAGCGTCACCGACGCCGTCACGGACTCGCCGTCGGCGATGGTGTCGCTCGACACTGACAGGTCGCGGTACTCGAAGGTGGTGTACGAGAGGCCGTGGCCGAACCCAAACAGCGGGTCGTACGACGAGAGGTGTTCGTCCTCGCCGATGGGCGTCGGGTTCGCGAGGTAGTTGTGGCGAACGGGGAGGTGCCCGGCCGACCGCGGCACCGAGATGGGGAGTTTCCCGCTCGGGTTGTTCGCGCCGAACAGCGTCTCGGCGACGGCCTGCCCGCCCTGTGCGCCGGGGAAGTATGCGTGGACGATGGCGTCGACGTGTTCTGCGGCCCACGGAATCGACAGCGGACGCCCCGCAACGACGACCAGCACCGTCGGCGTGTCCGTCTCGACGACGGCTTCGAGCAACGCCTGCTGTGACTCGGGCAGGGTTATCTCCGCGCGGTTCGGGAACTCCTCGGTCGGGCCGGTGACGTCCTGTGGCCCGAACTCGTGGATGTACCAGTTCTCACCGAGGACGACGACGGCCGCGTCGGCGTCTGCCGCGGCGTCGGCGGCCGCCTCCACGTCGCCCGATTCATCGATACCGGCTCCCTGCTCGTAGCGGACGGTCGTTTCGTCCGAGGTGAACGACTCGATGCCCTCACGAATCGTCGTCCCGTCGAGTTCGTGTTCCTCCTTCAAGCTCCACCCGCCGACCTGATTGACTAGTGAGTCGGCGTTCGGCCCGGTCACGAGGACGTCCTCGGCGTCGGGGTCGAACGGGAGGCAGTCGTCGTCGTTTTGCAACAGCGTCATCGACTTGCGGGCGGCCTCCAGCGACACCGCTTGGTGGTCGGGACGGTCGAGCGTCTCGGCGGACTCGTCGGCGTCGACGAACGGGTCCTCGAACAGGCCCAGATCGGCCTTGAGTTGGAGGACACGGCGGACGGACTGCTCGATGGCGGCCTCGGAGAGTTCGCCCGAATCGACGAGGTCGACGACGGCCTCGACGTGGCCCTCGCCGCCGAGAGAGTGGACGTCGACGCCGGCGTCGACCGCCTGCCGGATGGCGTCGCGGGCGTCGGGCGCGACGTGGTGGTTCTCGTGGAGCATGTTGATGCCGTTCCAGTCGGAGGCGACGTAGCCGTCGAAGCCCAACTCCTCGCGGAGTACGTCGGTCAGCCAGTTGCGTGACCCGTGCGATGGCTCGCCGTTGATGGAGTTGTAACTCGGCATAATCCCCTCGACACCGGCTTCGAGGACACGCTCAAACGGCGGGAGGAAGTCGCGATACAGCGACGACAGCGAGCGGTCGACGGGGGCGGTGTCCTCGCCGCGCTCGGGTTCGCCGTACGCCGGGAAGTGCTTCGCCATCGTCGCCACGTCGACGGGCGCGTCGTCGACGCCGCGGGCCTTCGCGGCCGCGAGTTCGCCGATGAGGTACGGCGACTCGCCGAACGTCTCGAACGTGCGGCCCCAGCGGGGGTCGCGTGCCACGTCGCACGTCGGGCCGTAGGTGAGACTCGATCCGGTTGCGGCGACTTCGGTCGCGGTGACGGTTCCGATCTGTTCGGCGAGGTCGCGGTCGCGGGCCGCCGCGACGCCGATGTTGTGCGGGAACACCGTCGTGTCTTCGACGTAGGCGTTGCCGTGAATCGCGTCGACGGGGATGAGGATCGGGATGCCCAGTCGCGACTCCTCCATCGCGACGCGCTGGAGTCTATTCGCGATCTCGACCACCTCTTGGGAGTCGCGGTGTGGCGACGCGCCGTAGCCGAACGGCGTGACGAAGCCGATACCGAAGTCGCGGATGGCGTCGGCGGCGTCGTCGACCGTCTTCGTCTCGCCCATCGTGCCGACGAACGTGCCGGCGAGTTGGGCGGCCTTCTCGCGGAGCGTCATCTCGTCGAGCAGGCGTTCGATGCCCGCGTCGTCGTCGATCAACTGCTGCTGACTGTGTCGTGTCTCGTGAGTCGTCATATCGTGTCTGTAGTGGTGTCGTCGTTCACCCGGTCGGGCACGCTGTCCGTGTCCGAGTGGGGGGTCGTTCGGGTCCGTACGGCGGCCGCGTCGTCGGGGGCGGGCGCGGTGGTGTGCCCGAGGTCGTTCGGCGCGACTGCCAGCGTGGTGCCGTCAGAGAAGGTGACGGTCGTCTCGCTGTCGTCGGCGTTGTACGCGAGGTAGGTCCGCGTGTCGCCGTCGCTGAAGACGGCCGAAAGCGGGGTGTCTGCGGTCACGCTCGCGTCGACCGTCCCGAACGCCGCCATCGCCGTCAGCCAGTGGTAGGTGTGAGCGCGTGACTCGGCGAATTCGACGGAGTAGAACTCCGGATTCTCCTCGAACAGTCGCAGGGCGTCGTCGGGGTCGCTGAACGAGCGGTACTGCCAGAGGATGTCCGGCCAGTAGTCGAAGTCGTCACCGTCGTTCTCGGCGACGAGTTCGTCGTACACCGTCTCGGCGGCCGTGGCGTCGCGGCCGAGCGACAGCGAGTGGCCGCCCACCGGGAGGACGTTGATACCGTGGATCGCCTCGGCGTCGTCCGTCCACCAGGTGTCGTGTTTGTAGCCGCCGCCCCACACCATCGCGGCGTACTCGTAGGGCCAATCGTCGGGATGGTTCTCGTCGTCGACGTCGTACCAGTACGCGTCGACGGCGGTCGTTTCGTGCGTCAGCAGGTACGCGCCGAGGTCGCGGAGCGTCTCGTCGCCGGTGTACTCGCCGTACTGCAAGATTGCGGCGTAGGCGTTGACCGCCTCCGACGACGACTCCTGGTTGTTGCCGATGTCGAACGCGGGGTTGCCGGCGGCCCACGAGTGGCCCGCGTACGGCGAGAAGTTCCGCAGGAACGGGAACATCTCGTCGTCGTGGGAAGGGGAGGCGTAGTCGCGGATCAGCAACTCGACCATCCCACCCCACGCGTCGGCGTCGGCCCACGCGGGGTCGGTCCGCGCGAGGTCGGCGGCCGCCTTCACGTAGTAGCCGTAGTGGAAGTGGTGGTCGTTCAGTTCCGGCCCCGACCCGAACGAGTCGTTGTAGCCGACGAGCGTGCCCCACGTCTCGTCGTAGTAGAACACGTCGTCGGAGGAACTGTCGCCGGACACCTCCGGATCGAGCCACGTCTCGACGTCCGCGCGAAGCGCCGTGGTGAACGACTCGACGGCGTCGGTGTCGCCGACCTGGTCGGCGATGGGCCGCAGTTGGACGAGTCGCTCGTAGTTCTTCCCCGTCCAGTAGGTGCCGTCGCCGGGTTGTTCGGGGCCGCGGCGAACGAGCGGCGACTCCGACTCTACGTCGTTGACGTACTCTGCGAGCCGATCCGTGTCGACGTCGTCGACCGCCGGGAAGTGGGGAACGACCGGCGGCAGGTCCATCGTCGTCTCGAACGACGTGCCCGCGACCGTCTCCATCGCCCCGCGCGGGCAGACGAACGTGTCGCCCGTCGGCGTCGCGTCGGTGTGCTCGTGCTGGTGGGGGTACAGTGCGGCGACAGTCCCGGTCGCATCCGACTCGGGACGCGTGTCCGTCTCGAACGCGTACGTCGTCTGCACCGTCCGACTCGCATCGTCGTAGGTCCACGAGACGGTTGTGCCGGTGATCCGGTTGTACGCGTACGACTCGTACCGTGAGAGCGCGTCCGTCGTCGCCGCCGGCAATACGGCGACCGCGAGGTACTCTTCGCCCGCGAGAGCGCTCGTGAGCGTCGCCGTGCCGACGCCGTCCCACGACGCTCCTTTGGGCGCGAACACGCCGTAGTGGTGGCCGTCGACGGTGACGCCGAGGACGTTCCCGCGGTCAGCCCACACCTCTGGCGTCCCGGCGAACGAGAGTTCGGCGTCGGCACCGGCGACCGTGGCGAACACGAACGGCGACCCTTGCGTGAGCGTCGCGTCGAGCGTCGGCGTGGACGCGTCGCCCGCGCCCCAGCGAACGTCGACGTGCCAGTCGCCGTAGCCGGCGCAGACGGCGTCGACGAACGACCCGCCCGTCGTCGACAGCGTGAGGTCGGTAGTCGCGTCCATCTCGGCGACGTTGTCGGGGTGCGCGTGACCGGGTGGATTCGAGAACGTCCACTCGGTCGGGTACGAGAGGTCGAGACCCGCGTCCCTCGGCGTCCCCACGAGCGGGTGGGCCCACATCGGCGCGCCGTACTGGGCACGCAGGAGGTTGCTCCACCACTCGTTGGTCGGGAACGGCGCGGTGACGTCCTCGGCCGCGTACACCTGGTCGGGCGGCGCGTCTTCTCCGGACGGCAGAACCGTCGTGTAGCCGCCTTCACCGACCGAGACGATAGGATCGCCCGTCGGCGTCCTGGTCGGCGTCGCGTCTTCGGTCGTCCGCTGGCCCGGCGTGGGCGAGGCGGTCGCCGTCGACTCCGACCCGGAGTCGGAACATCCAGCGAGACCGGCGGCACCGAGCGTGCCGATGCCGGCGAGGTAGCCTCGCCGGGAGAGGCCGTCGACCGCGATCCCGTTCTCGTCGTCCCCGCTCATGAGACGTCTGCTCCGTCGAGCGGATCGCTGTCCCAGTAGGGGCCGTCGTCGCGAACGCGGTAGCAGGCGACGCGGTGGTCGCCGTTGTCGTCGCCGTCGACGTTGGTGACGTCCGGCGCGGCCGCGCGGCACTGTTCGGTCGCCTTCGGACACCGCGTGTGGAACCGACAGCCAGACGGCGGGTTCACCGGATCGGGGATGTCGATCTCACGAACTGGTGGCCCGCCGGCGTCCTCGTCGACACCGAGTTCCGGCGTCGCCCACTTCAGGACCTTCGTGTAGGGGTGTTGCGGGTTCTGGAGCACCTCCTCGACGGGACCAATCTCGACCAGTTCGCCGAGGTACATCACGCCGAGGCGACCCCCGGCGTGTTCGGCGATGTAGCGGGCGTTCGAGAGGTCGTGACTGATGAACAGGAACGACGTGTCGAACTCTGACTGCAGGTCGAGCATCAGGTCCATCATCTCGACGCGAAGGCTCACGTCGAGGGCGCTGACCGCCTCGTCCGCGAGGATGAGGTCGGGATTCATCAACAGCGCCCGGATGAGCGCCACCCGCTGTTTCTCCCCGCCCGACAGTTGGTGCGGGTAGCGGTGAGCGTAGTCCTCCGGCGGCGACATCCCCACGCGTTCGAGGAAGTGGAAGACGCGCGCCTCGCGGTCGTCAGAGTCGAGGTCGGACTGCCACCGCTTCAGCGGTGCCGACAGCGACGAGATGACCGTCCGGTTCGGGTTCAGTGCCGCACCGGGGTCTTGATGGATGATCTGCAGCGACCGGCGAATCTCCTCGAAGGGGACCGACGGATTCGACCGCCACTTCTTCGCCTCCCAGATGTCTTGCCCGCGGAAGCTGATGCTCCCGCCGGTGGGTTTCTGGAGGCCGACGGCCGCCTTCCCGAGCGTCGTCTTTCCACTGCCGGACTCGCCGACGATGGCGACGACGTCGTTCTCGCCGATGTCGAGGTCGACGCCGTCGACGGCGCGAACTGTCGGCGTGTCGGCGAAGGGGTTCAGTCCCGACCCCTCCTTCTGGAAGTGTACGTCGATGTCGGACAGTGAGACGACCGGATTGTCGGCGCTCATTGCTCCACCTCCGTCGCGAGGGGAACCTCCTCGTCGACGTCGTCCCAATGGTGACACGCGACTTCGTGCGTCGACGAGACGGGTTCCATCGGCGGCTTCTCCATCTCACACTCGTCGGTCGCGATGGGGCACCGCTCGTGGTACGGACACCCCGGCGGCACGGCGACCGGGTCGGGTGCCGACCCTTCGATGGGCCGCATCTCCCCCAGCGGTGCGTCGAGGTTCGGCGTCGCGTTGAGCAACGCACGTGTGTACGGGTGACGTGGATCGTGGACGATGGCCTCGGTGTCGCCGACCTCTGCGAACTCGAAGGCGTACAGCACGCCGATCCGGTCGGCCAGTTTCGTGACCAGCGGGAGGTCGTGCGTGATGAACACCATCGTGAGGTCGTACTTGTCGCGCAACTCAGACAGCAGGCTGATGATCGACCGCTGCATCAGCAGGTCGAGCGCGGCCGTCGGTTCGTCCATCACGAGCACTTCCGGCTCCAGCACGAGCGCCAGCGCGATGAGCGCCCGCTGTTTCATCCCGCCCGACAGTTCGTGCGGATACGAACTCAGGATGCGCTCGGGGTCGAGATACAGGTCTGCGAGGAGTTGCTCCGCGCGTTCGAGGCCCTCGGCGACGTCGTAGTCGTGGGCTTCGAGCGTCTCCACGAAGTGCTCGCGGAAGTCCATCGTGGGGTTGAACGAACTCATCGCCCCCTGGAACACCATCGAGATGTCCTCCCAGCGGAGTTGCCGGAGCGGGCCCTTCTGGAGGTTCAAGACATCGACGGGGTCGCCGTCGCGCGGGTGGTAGGTGACGCTCCCTTCGGTCTGTCCAGGGTCGACGACCGCGTTCAACAGCGCCGAGGCGAACATCGACTTTCCGCTGCCGGACTCGCCGACGATGCCGATGATCTCGCCGCGTTCGATGTCGATGTCGACACCGTTGAGGACGCGACTCGTGCCGCGGTCCATCTCGAAGGAGACGGTCAGGTCGCGACACTCGAGGACGACGTCGCGGTCGGTTCGGGGCTGTTCGGTAGTGGCTGCTGTGGGAGTACTCATAGTTCACCTCCGACTGTGGTCGGTCGCGTGGACGGGCCGGCGGGTTCGGCGTCGTCGTCGTCGCCGGTAGTTCGTGAGTGACGGGCGCGGACGCGGGGGTTGAACACCCGGTCCATCCCCTGTGCGAAGAGGATCAGTCCCATCGACAGCAGGATGATCGACACCATCGGGACGATGAGCCAGTGAGCGGCGTCGATGGTCAGCATCCCACCGTTGGAGTACGCCAGTTGGAGCATCACGCCCCAGTTGACGACCTCCGAGAACGGCAACAGGCCGAGGAAGTAGAGGCCGACGGAGGCGAAGATGACGCCTCGCATCGCGTTGACCATATTGATCATCACGAACGGCATAATGTTGGGAACGATCTCTTTGACGACGATCGCTGGCGTCGACAGGCCCATCGCCCGCGACGCCTCCACGTAGGAGGTCGACCGGATCGTGAGTACCTGCGAGCGGATGGCCCGCGCCATCCCCGCCCACCCCTGCAAGGAGAGGACGATACCGAGCACGATGGGACTCTCAGGCTGCAGCAACGCGACGAGAATGAGCAGCACGGGCAGTCCCGGCAGGGTCATCACAATGTCGATGAGCGTCGACAGCAGACTGTCGATGCGACCGCCGGTGTAGCCCGCCAGCGCGCCGATAGTCGTCCCGAGGACGGTGACGAACAGGCCGGCGCTGGTGATCATCAACAGCATCCGCGGGGTCGCGTGGACGACCTGTTCGAGGATGCCGCGACCGACGTTGTCGGTGCCGAGCGGCCAGTACATCGCGACCCACGGCACCGAGACACCGGCTACCGTCGTGCTGGTCAGTTC harbors:
- a CDS encoding glycoside hydrolase family 3 N-terminal domain-containing protein, whose translation is MTTHETRHSQQQLIDDDAGIERLLDEMTLREKAAQLAGTFVGTMGETKTVDDAADAIRDFGIGFVTPFGYGASPHRDSQEVVEIANRLQRVAMEESRLGIPILIPVDAIHGNAYVEDTTVFPHNIGVAAARDRDLAEQIGTVTATEVAATGSSLTYGPTCDVARDPRWGRTFETFGESPYLIGELAAAKARGVDDAPVDVATMAKHFPAYGEPERGEDTAPVDRSLSSLYRDFLPPFERVLEAGVEGIMPSYNSINGEPSHGSRNWLTDVLREELGFDGYVASDWNGINMLHENHHVAPDARDAIRQAVDAGVDVHSLGGEGHVEAVVDLVDSGELSEAAIEQSVRRVLQLKADLGLFEDPFVDADESAETLDRPDHQAVSLEAARKSMTLLQNDDDCLPFDPDAEDVLVTGPNADSLVNQVGGWSLKEEHELDGTTIREGIESFTSDETTVRYEQGAGIDESGDVEAAADAAADADAAVVVLGENWYIHEFGPQDVTGPTEEFPNRAEITLPESQQALLEAVVETDTPTVLVVVAGRPLSIPWAAEHVDAIVHAYFPGAQGGQAVAETLFGANNPSGKLPISVPRSAGHLPVRHNYLANPTPIGEDEHLSSYDPLFGFGHGLSYTTFEYRDLSVSSDTIADGESVTASVTLANTGDCAGEEVVQVFGGRDHASVVTPVEELVGFERVSLEPGEETTVSLEVPSDAFDVVRPDGSSRFEAGPITLRSESLEASLESVAER
- a CDS encoding CPBP family intramembrane glutamic endopeptidase, which gives rise to MSSITDSDTLDREDAQRVSTRTAGRGRAVAVALGLTVAAFVTSLATGIVFAIPVFLAGLDVQSPLVFIGLLLAGQLGLFAVGAVYVWRTGLRVPVAVPDARQARDILLATVLALVTAVGLITVVSALGLAPGSVIEGAVTADPRLLVALAVASVLVVAPIEEFLFRGVIQGRLRGTFGPVAAVAGAALLFGSLHLTNYTGALAGVVVGALLIAVIGSVFGALYERTGNLAAPVLAHGVYNAVLFLGSYAVA
- a CDS encoding high-potential iron-sulfur protein — protein: MIDGLRTGDNSGHDMWCRRHYLVATVGIAALSGCGGTSGGGETTSETESPSPAGVEPTESDDEDGEEEEELPEGVSEEEFEFGPVPDVYLSAVSLGNETRNPDELFAKADVGFAEYDDAVENEAHQPGTCCANCADYIPDKNGDAFGACAEVEGYIGGEDWCTVYESLPEPSVPDGMAESDLATAAVPEAYRTADSQGGEERSPDDLLSQADVNLMESVEAIADGVARPGQSCGNCAEFIPDENGDGWGACARVEGYIAAEDWCVIWEHITEEL
- a CDS encoding MATE family efflux transporter, translating into MFALAWPIVATQLLQVAYNLTDTLWLGRFSTDAVAAISLAFPLVFLFISIGGGLNVAGSTLVAQYTGRASDAAVDDEADVGDDRTTDADVDSDLDRDLADAISHSRTAGTVAGQTLTTVTTVAVVFGGLGFLLTDRLLGVLPSSPATAGQVIPLAADYMEVFFLGLPFLFGFFVFSSLMRGYGNTRAPMVVMAVSVLINVVIDPLLIFGYGPFPRLGVQGAALATVLSRTVATAIGLYVLLGTSAGPRVRLPDFRPQLRFVKQIVRVGVPSAVEQSASALGFITLTAMVVTFRPEVVAAFGLGNRLTSLVFLPALGLGRATNTIVGQNLGAGKPERAERATWLAAKVASGVMLVVAVITVVFADEVVAVFISTGTAAAAETIRLGGEYLTVRAVEFGFIGVLQVVLGAYRGAGNTKTALAFSLLALWLGRVPIVYWLAIAGDYGPFGIWVGMAVGQILGAVAAAAWFTRGTWKEAVIDDDGEADTA
- a CDS encoding TrmB family transcriptional regulator, with protein sequence MDRETLAQALHYADLTEYQAEAYLTLLDMGVSPAVEVGRESAVPVSQVYDVLRSLESKGYVETIDREKLYVRPCDPGVSMSELESRGELLHDAAEEIRERYRQPNRMDARVGVTKRGETAVENARDLIDEADTVVELAGTYEQLLRLSPVLREARDRGVVVRASVYVDEGQTPPEEFDPSDTISELRGCSIPGPFLVIVDRHRTCFAPNSRSDEDYGVTIYDRILPFVFHWYYLTCLWNLYPTLYADETDRVTYVTMEEFVCDCHSLWNDGYELEVVVDGVDIATDQRRTLRGVVADLSHHRDDFDLSRLALSDMGAHKSIVLATDEGTVDVGGWGAVFEDVEMRTISLVGLTPETLPLPGRDPV